CGGCGCGCTGCGCCTGGTCAGCGGACAGGCCGGAACGCCGGTCGGCCCGGACACCAAGGTCCACGCGGGTATCGGCTTTGGCAAGAACGACCACGGCGAGGGCTTCAATGTCTCCGTCGACCTCAAGATCACCGACCACGGCCTGGACAAGGCCGTCATCGACGACCTGATCGAGAAGGCCCACCAGGTCTGTCCGTATTCGAACGCCACCCGGGGCAATGTGGACGTCTCCCTCAGCGCCGAATAGTCAGCGTAGTATAAGGTTTCTGTCCATAATATTGAAAAGGCCGGTGGCATTAAAGTCGCCGGCCTTTTCTTGTTCATCGGCGAATGGAACAAATATCGAACAGAGTCGCTGTAAGGGTTCATAGCGCGAGGAGCGCTGAAGATTATGGATCGCAGCCAGACGACCAATACGCGTATCCCCACAGCGCTCTCGAATACATCGGAGCTTCAGGACACCTTCGATCTTCAGACCCTCAGCGCCCGGGGACTGATGCGGGACCTGTCCGATCTCTTGCAGGCCCTGCGCACGCTGTGGCTCCGGTCCACGAACAGCGTCCCGATCTGAGCAGACCCTCTTGCGTCCAAACGTCGTCATCGGCGTCTGGACGCGGGCAGCGCTGGACCCGGCCCGCCGGGTTTTCTAAGGGAGGACATGGCTCTTTCCGACTCCCCGCTGGGCGCGACCCCTGATCCCCTGTTGACCTTCGAGCCTCACCGTCAGGTGAGCGTGCGCGAGGCGTTCGGCATCGATGCCGACATGACCGTGCCGATGTTCGACACCGTCGACAGTCATGTGCCCGAGGCGGACCCCGCCTATCGCTTCGACCCCCAGACCACGCTGGCCATCTGCGCCGGCTTCGCCCACGATCGTCGGGTCATGGTCCAGGGCTATCACGGCACCGGCAAGTCGACGCACATCGAACAGGTCGCCGCCCGCCTGAACTGGCCGCTGGTTCGGGTGAACCTGGACAGCCACGTCAGCCGCATCGATCTGGTCGGCAAGGACGCCATCGTCCTGAAGGACGGCAAGCAGATCACCGAGTTCCGCGAGGGCATGCTGCCCTGGGCCATCCAGCGCCCGATCGCCCTGGTGTTCGACGAATACGACGCCGGCCGTCCCGATGTGATGTTCGTGATCCAGCGCGTGCTGGAAGCACAGGGCCGCCTGACCCTGCTGGACCAGAATCGCGTCATCCGCCCCAACAAGTGGTTCCGGTTGTTCGCCACGACCAACACCATCGGCCTGGGTGACACCTCAGGGCTTTATCACGGCACCCAGCAGATCAATCAGGGCCAGATGGACCGCTGGAACATCGTCACCACCCT
This DNA window, taken from Brevundimonas subvibrioides ATCC 15264, encodes the following:
- a CDS encoding organic hydroperoxide resistance protein, with translation MDVLYKAHATASGGGRAGGRSHTDDGKIDVALSVPKAMGGDDGPGTNPEQLFATGYAACYLGALRLVSGQAGTPVGPDTKVHAGIGFGKNDHGEGFNVSVDLKITDHGLDKAVIDDLIEKAHQVCPYSNATRGNVDVSLSAE
- the cobS gene encoding cobaltochelatase subunit CobS, which gives rise to MALSDSPLGATPDPLLTFEPHRQVSVREAFGIDADMTVPMFDTVDSHVPEADPAYRFDPQTTLAICAGFAHDRRVMVQGYHGTGKSTHIEQVAARLNWPLVRVNLDSHVSRIDLVGKDAIVLKDGKQITEFREGMLPWAIQRPIALVFDEYDAGRPDVMFVIQRVLEAQGRLTLLDQNRVIRPNKWFRLFATTNTIGLGDTSGLYHGTQQINQGQMDRWNIVTTLNYLDHDVEAEIVAAKAPEWATADGRRAIAAMVRVADMTRNAFMNGDISTVMSPRTVITWAQNATIFGGDLGLSFRLTFLNKCDELERPTIAEFYQRAFGEDLPEAATRVKVG